From the genome of Primulina huaijiensis isolate GDHJ02 chromosome 11, ASM1229523v2, whole genome shotgun sequence:
CTTCCCTTGGGGAAATTGATTTCGGAATTGCTTGCGATCAACACATTCTTCACATATTTGTTGAGAGGATTCAATTTGAAGAAGGCCTATCACCATATTTTTCTGCTTCAGCGTCTTGAGTCCACCAAAGTTTAATTGTCCATATCGAAAATGCCAAAGCCAAACAACATTCTTCACTTTTGCAGAGAAGCATAAATCGGCAAAATTTTGGAGATGTAAAGGAAACATACGATTTGAAGTCATACTAACTTGTGCAATTAATCATTTCTTTGGATCTTGAACACTCCAAGTTCCATATTTGATGATGATCTCATATCCCTTTTCTTGAAGTTGTCCAATGCTAAgcaaatttgtttttaaatcagtaacaaattaattattagAGATAACCTGAGCGGAGTTTTCTTTTGTCCGGATCATTGTGTCCCTTGCCATAACAGAAACTGAAGAATTATCTCCAAAATTTACTGTATTTCGAAATGATTCGTCTAGCTCCGACAATGCAGACTTGTCTCCACAGATATGATTGCTACAACCAGTGTCCAAGCACcacatattttgttaatttccTACTTAGCATGACATGCCATTAAAAGTGAGACAACTTCTTCTTGCTTGTCTACAAAGTTAGATTTTCACCATGttctttatttaaatttgttcGACATTCATTTATGTAATGACCATAACCATGACACCAATAACATTCAACGTTAGACTTGTCTTCTGACCTTGGTCTATTAGTAGAGGAATGGTAGCTGCCTTTACCCCTTCCTCTTCCATGTGAATCATTATTACGGTTATCTTCATATCTTTGTTGTTGTCTGTGGTCATTGAATCCTCTGCCTCTTCCTCGACATCGGCCTCGTCCTCTTCCTCTATTTGATGTGGAAGAATGATTTTCAATTGAACTATTCAATTATTTCTCCTTTTTCTCCTGCTGATTGATTTTTTGTTCATGAACTATCAAAGAGCTCTGCAACTCGTCAATAGAAAGTTCATCAATGTCATTGGCTTCTTCAATTGAACCGACAACAAATTGAATTTCGGTGTCATGGACCGAAGAATCTTCTCAAATATGGTGACATTTTCCATCTTATCACCATGGATCGGCATCTTGTTTACGATTGCCATCGTCCGTGAAAAATAGTCTGTTATCGATTCTCCTATTTTCATTCGTAGTGTTTTGAACTCCGCACGAAATGCTTGAAGCTGCAACCTCTTTGCTCTTGCGGAACCTTGGTACTTTTTTTTCATGGAATCCCATATATGCTTGGAAGTTTCCTTGCATAGAATCGTTTCCAGGATTGAACAGTCAATAGCTTGGAAACGATAATTCTTTGCCGTGAGATTCTTCAAACTCAGCCCTTCAATTTCTGCCCTTTGTGCTTGTGTCAATATTGTGCCTGTTGGTGGTTCTGTTATTCCGTCGGAGACAACTTGCTAGTACTCCTTTGACCTTAGAAAATTCTCCATCAGCATGCTCCAATGGTCATAGTAACCATCAAAGCGAGGAATCGAAGGTTGGACAAAGTTTTCTGAGGCCATTTAGTATTTTGCTACTCACAATAATGTAAGATGAAAGTTTTCTCTCAACCTTTCCTTTTGGCTTGTGTACACACACACCTTTTATCTTTGTTCACTATATCACTCAACCTTTTAaaaaggctctgataccaatgaTGTAAAATTATCAAAAGACACACAGAGGAGGACAAAATAAGATATTGGAATAGAATGTCTTTTTATTGTCATCTCATTTATTCATTGAGTTAACTTGCTTAAATTGACAAATATTACAACGTACATCACCAAAAAATTAACAACAGATTATCACTAACTAAAATCTATGAACGTGCAAACTTACTCCTATAAACTGAGGCTAAGTTACTCTATTATTATTAGAATGAAATAGAACAGCTAAATTGAAAATTGAAGgttattgttattttatatcATCAATTAAAGAGTTGGTctactatttaaattatatgaatGTTGAAGTATTTAACCGATTTAAATTCCTATACATTTATAGCATAAGgtaaaatattaattacttGATTATATGTAGCTGCATTaggatattaaataatataatcttTATTCATCATAAAAcacataattatatattttatttatatttataacgAGTTTCTATCGACAGCACAACATAATGACTTAATCCATctaaatttttcatatatttataaccAATGCGGTGTTGAAGCTAGCCATGCGCCCCAAAAATTGGTTAatgcaaaacaaaataattttccccaaaaaaacatcatttttttgAGTTATTAAAGTTTGTTGATTTCgtagaaataaaatattcatgtttttcttttggtcgaattaaattttgtcattcaatAAGATTGATATATTGAGAGGCATATTGATCTTGCTACTGATCGATGtattatttatcatttaaaattttgatattttgaagaACTGCGGATTCCGAGTGAAATAAGATTTTAGTACATTTTTGTTCTAATAtgtctcacacacacacacacacatatatatatatatatttaaatgtttatatatggaTTTTAAAACAAAGTTTGCCTCAAAGCACGCCGTAAATAATACATTTCAACAACACGCTTTTAGTTCgctgtaaaaatatttatttacagCGTGCTTTTATTGCACACTATTGTTTGTGTGAgctttaataatattaaaagagcGCATGCACGAGTACGCCGCAAATAAGAACATTAACGACGTGCGTTTATTGCAAGCTATTGTATGTGTGAGCTctaatattattaacagcgcGCATACACGGGTACGCCGCGAATAAGAACATTAACATATTaatatttcttgtagtgattatTGACCAAGTCATCCAACATTGAGTTGGTTTCCCCACATTTCCAGATTTCCCATGGAGAAAGTTGCAATGTGCAATGAGTGAACGATAATATTGGTAGTATCCATGGTTTGTACCAAAATCTCAAGTAGGTGACAATAATACTGGATTTATTTTGCATAAACTTAGTCAAAACACAACAACACAAAACAACTTATTCGaatctaataaatttttttttaaatttttagtatACATAGGTTCCTCATTCTCACTCTANAATAGATATATTGTGTGCAGTGAAAAACTTTACTATAAAACGAAGAGTACCTTAATAAATTACTCATTTATTTCATTCATACACAAACCAAATTATCAAGAAAACATCGTGGATACATATATATTACAGCAGAATTGTTAATTAAGAAATAACACTCGTCCGTTATGAATACTATTTGGTCCGGGGGAAGACTGGAATGCTTTGCTCGTTTCTGAAGAAGTTTTGTGGATCAACCATGGTCTTAATTCTGACCAGCCTGTTGAAATTATCCTTGAAGTACTTGAAGCCATAAACCTGTCCCTCCATGTAACTGTCCCTTCCGTTATCGTTCGTTCCAATATCTAGATCCCTGTAATTCAAGAACGCTTCCCTTGGGTTCATTGACACGAACGGGGTCATGTAAGTATGCAGCGCTCTCGTCAGATTTATGTAGTAGTCTGCAACCTCGACTCCGCCGTCGTTCCAGTTTGTTGCGTACTGCAGTTTGAAGAGGTTTCCCGCTCTATGCGGGAAGGGTTTTGAAGAAGCTGGGATCCTACCCATTTCACCTCCGTAAGGGTTGAATGTCAGCATTGGGAATTGCAGTTCCACCATTTTCTTGAATATGAATTCAAGCCCTGCCTTTGGCACCGGTTTCTTCACGTAGTCGGATTTTCTTTTCAGGTAATTCAGAACTTGAGGAACCCTACTGAGAAGGGCGTTTACCGGGGTCCCTGTCGAGAAATCAGTCCAGAAAAGAACTGATTCAACCCAGCTCATTTCAATGCAGTCTGCCTGCTCTATTCCTAATTCCGGAAAACTTGCTTTTGTCAGAGAAACAAGGTCTTGCGAACTTCCCAGATACAGAGCGCGAAATGTGGCCCTATTTGTTTTTTGTCCCGAGGTGCTGTTTACCACGTCCAGCGTGAGTCTCACGAATAATTCATCCGGAAAATTGGGTGCAACTACTTGGTAACGATAGATTAGATTTGTGAAGTTCGCATCGAAAGTTCTACGAATCCGGAAAACGGTTACCGTCGGTGGGACTCGGGGGAGCTTTATTTTGTACGACAGCACGACTCCATAGCTTGATCCTCCTCCGCCGGTGATGGCCCAGAAAAGATCTTCTCCCATTGATTTTCTGTCGAGAAGCTGTCCGTTGACGTCGATCATCTGAGCATCAAGTATATTGTCAACCGAAAGGCCGTATTTTCGCATCATGTTACCATAACCGCCACCGCTGAAATGGCCACCAACGCCGACAGTGGGGCAAACGCCGGCGGGGAAGCCATGAACGTTGCTTTTTTCAGCAATCCTGTAGTAAACTTCACCAAGAGTGGCGCCACATTCAACCCAGGCGGACTCGTCGGCGATGCTGACGTTAATAGCCCGTAGATTGAACATGTCAAGAATGAAGAAGTTGGGATGCTCGGACACGTACGAAACACCTTCGTAGTCGTGGCCGCCGCTTCTGATCTTCATCTGGGAATTGTATGTTTTAGCGCAAATAATGGCCGCTTGGATGTGAGAAACATGCAATGCTGTGATAATGAGACGTGGTTTGGGGCTGGTGGATTCATTAAACCTTAAATTTCTAATGTAAGTTTGCAAAACAGATGAATAAGATGAATTATCTGGAGTGTAGATTACAGCTGAGATTGGAGCGGAAGAGGGTTTAGGGTAATTTTCAAGGCATTGGATAAATGCCTCATATTGAGGTGGATTAGAACTCGCCAATGAGACACAAAATACAAGCAGCACGCGTAAGCAAAatataaagaaagaaaatgtaATTGAAGTTTtcattactattttttttttttgttgctaaTTAACTATGATATGATAATTGAAAGGATTTTAGGGTTGGATTATATAGACAAATATTTAAGAgataattcaaatattcaattatttgaaaatgacgAATTCAGAGAAGAGAAATAAGACTCGCATACTACAATTAATCAGCCTTTGACATTCtagtagatatatatatatatatatatatattttgcttTTCCAATAATATTAAAAGTCAAGGGGCGCAGCTACTCAGTGTTCTTCCATTcccataatatatatttttctttgagcCGAAAACTACTCCTCTTTTCGCATTAGAATTTCGAAAAACAAACTACTGTGACgcagaaaaatttataaattaaagcTAGCTGGTAGAGATAATTA
Proteins encoded in this window:
- the LOC140988847 gene encoding berberine bridge enzyme-like 8, producing MKTSITFSFFIFCLRVLLVFCVSLASSNPPQYEAFIQCLENYPKPSSAPISAVIYTPDNSSYSSVLQTYIRNLRFNESTSPKPRLIITALHVSHIQAAIICAKTYNSQMKIRSGGHDYEGVSYVSEHPNFFILDMFNLRAINVSIADESAWVECGATLGEVYYRIAEKSNVHGFPAGVCPTVGVGGHFSGGGYGNMMRKYGLSVDNILDAQMIDVNGQLLDRKSMGEDLFWAITGGGGSSYGVVLSYKIKLPRVPPTVTVFRIRRTFDANFTNLIYRYQVVAPNFPDELFVRLTLDVVNSTSGQKTNRATFRALYLGSSQDLVSLTKASFPELGIEQADCIEMSWVESVLFWTDFSTGTPVNALLSRVPQVLNYLKRKSDYVKKPVPKAGLEFIFKKMVELQFPMLTFNPYGGEMGRIPASSKPFPHRAGNLFKLQYATNWNDGGVEVADYYINLTRALHTYMTPFVSMNPREAFLNYRDLDIGTNDNGRDSYMEGQVYGFKYFKDNFNRLVRIKTMVDPQNFFRNEQSIPVFPRTK